In the genome of Arabidopsis thaliana chromosome 4, partial sequence, the window CGGTCGCCGTGATTTCAACGCCTTCGGTAGTCATGGTTCAGCTTCTCACATCCGTTTCCGCCATTTTCACTCTCTCATCGAAGCTCGCAACTATCTCAAGGTCTTAATTTCACTCTGAATTACACAAAGTTTGGAACTTTCTTTATGGGTCTTATCTACTAGATTTGAATGTGTTCaaagtttgagtctttttgtttgtttggattgATTAGGAGGAGAAAGATTGCGATATATGCGGCGTTGAGATTGCAGATGGAGCTTCTGCGGTTAATGAACATCCTTTCAAAAGAAACACTGCGTTTCTTCTCGGTAATGAGGTAATCAAAAGATCTGgtttttacaaaacttttgaGTGTTGCAACTTTGGTTAGTTTTGTGAACTTGGGTACTTTTGTTTGGTATGAGATCATAATCTCTATTACACTTCATCTGTGAGCTTAATTTCAGTGATTTGAAAGACGTTTTCTGATTCAAGAAACTGGAATCTAGTTAGGTATCTTCACTTACTAATGTGAGAGTTAGTTTACTTCTTCAGTTTGAATATGGATCTCACTTTATTTCAAAACACAGTGTGCTACATGATCTTTAGTAAAATTCATCTGTTAACAGTAATGAGGGAACAAGTAGATAACAGAAACTTCAATGgtttgaaacaaattttacaaCACCAGAGATTGTAGTGAAGTTACTTATCTCAAAGTTAATTGACTTCTCGAGCTTTCTTATGTAATCCTCTCCCTATGCGATtctaactctttttattttgtctggAGACTATTGCCCATTTAATCTTTTTGGCTTCAATGATTGTTGGTCTCTGCCATTAGCTAAATGGTAATTATAAGCATTCAAGATTTGAACAAATTGTTACTAAAGGACCAAGTTTTGGGCTTCTGTAGGGATCAGGATTATCTGCGAAGGAATACGAAATATGCGACTTCTTTGTATATATTCCTCAGTATGGCTGTGGCACTGCCTCTTTGAATGTTACTGTTGCAGCTTCTATTGTTTTGCATCACTTTGGAggtatttttttctgtttttgttcccATTTTTTATATGCTGTTTAAGATTTGAAAACACTTAGATGGAAAGCAAGATTGTAGAGAATAATAACTCGGCACGAATTCTTAGTCATGTATAGACATTAAAGATAGATTGATAGTGTTGGTTGCTTAAGAATAGTATTGTTCTATTACAGTTTGGGCTGGATTTTCTGAACGTGTTCGGGATGGAAGCAAATTTATAGTGGCTGATAGACCCGTAAGACAAGGAAGACGAAATTTCTGCGCCGGCACAGAAGAATCCGTCATTGAAGAGCGGAAGTTGAGGAAAGAAAGTGCAGAAAATGGGTTTTTCGATGACAATGGAAATGAAAATGGAAGTTCATCATCCGACCTTTTGGACGGTTTGTTCCTTAACGAataattatcttttataaaagaacaaaGTCTTGATTTGGGTTCCAATCCTGGGAAACACATCcttcaatatatattatcaagCAAGTTAGCTTACTCACGCTTGTTCATTCCCTAGTTACCGAATCTTTGTTTCGCAAGTTGAGAAAGCTTATGAATTAGGCtaagttgattttgattatttgatctGCCTTTGGTATGATACTATGATTATGAACATGTTTGAAAATGATTCAGTTGATAGAATCTCATTACGCTGTCTTACATTGTCTTCCTCATGTATTCTGTTTAGAAAcaatggtttttattttattagcaATTCAATTATTACATGAAGGCTTTATATTCTACATTCTttagaaggaaacaaaaatagttaaatccaatatctttgattttgttcatttttatgGAATAGAAACCAAAGCTTTTTTATTCACAGAATAACACCACcaagttttttcttcatcatgcAACAACTACTTGAGCAGCTGCAAGCCTTGCAATTGGAAccctgcaacaacaacaacaacaacaacaacaacagaaatcCCAAAATTACATCAATCTGAGTTATACAATAGTGTTGTAAAAAAAGTGTTTATTGGTTTGGAAATTAATCAATTACCTGAAAGGAGAACAAGAGACATAGTCAAGTCCTGCTTCAGCAAAGAATCCCACAGAAGATGGATCTCCTCCATGTTCTCCACATATCCCAACCTTGAGGCTAGGCCTAGCTGCTCGTCCTTTTTCTGTCGCCATCTTGATCAATTGCCCTACACCTTGCTGATCAAGAACCTGgtccaaacacaaaaaaatggcTATCAAGATTTTATCCTATGGATAGAGAGCAAACGAAATGGTAGTCATTATACCTCAAAAGGGTCGTGCTGTAAGATTCCTTTGGCGAGGTAAATCGGTAGAAACTTGCCGACATCGTCTCTACTGTATCCAAACGTCATCTGCGTCAAGTCGTTTGTCCCGAACGAGAAAAACTCCGCCTCTTTCGCAAtctgtcaaaagaaaaaggttccTACTTAGCAAATAGCAACATGGTTTCAAGTGCCTAAAACACATTTTGTGTCTTGTTACATTTACCTCATCTGCAATGAGCGCGGCTCGAGGGATCTCAATCATTGTCCCAACCTTGTAGCTCACGGTATGACCCTTCTCAGCAAATACTTTCTTTGCAACTTTACGAATTACATCAACTTGGTGACCCAATTCCTGAGGAGTTCCTACAAGTGGAACCATAATCTCAGGAATGACAGTAACACCTTGGTCCTGCATTGACGCTGCAGCTTCAAAAATTGCACGCGCTTGCATCTCCGTTAGCTCTGGATACGATATTCCGAGCCTATAACGTACAAGTTTACCGATCATCAGATTGTTCTTCAGGTgcaaagagacagagagaaacaaagagagtaaGAAACCTGCAACCGCGGAAACCAAGCATTGGATTCACTTCAGAGAGTTTCTCTATCCGTGACAagacttcatcttctttcacACCAGTTTCTTCAGCTAGCTCATGTACAATGTTGTCCAAGTCGCCTTCCGGGAGAAACTCGTGAAGCGGAGGGTCTAACAAACGGATTGTTACCGGTAAAcctagaaaaataaaaaggtttaGGCATGTTTTAAGTTGTGATACATTTTAGAGAGACGACTCAAAACATTTACCATCCATAGCACGGAAGATCCCTTCGAAATCCGAACGTTGGTAAGGAAGCAAGATGTCGAGAGAAGCTTTCCTTTGCTCTGTTGTTACCGCCATTATCATCTTTCTCACTGCTTTAATCCTATCTGCTCCAAAGAacttaaaaaccaaaccaaagacAACATTAAACATTTGGATACAAACAAtctaaatcatcaaaaacatgaaatcaaGTACAGAGGAGGAGTTACCATATGCTCTGTCCTACAAAGCCCGATTCCTTGAGCTCCGTTTTTCCTAGCTGCAATGGCGTCTTCAGGTGTATCCGCATTCGCCATAACCTTATCGGTCATCGAACATTTGAGTTAgaaagtttaaaaatatcaaacaagTTAAAGGAACAGAAACTCATAAACACCTTGAGACGTCTGATTGCATCAGCCCAGGACATGAAAGTCTCCAAATCTGGACTTAAAGCCGGAGGAGCCAATGCTTGTTTCCCTAATATAACCTCACCGGTTGATCCGTTCATTGAGATCCATTCGCCTTCATTAATCGTCAAATCTCCAATCAATAGAACCTGAAAATTTTTAAACCCTAACTTTAGAAACAATCTTCCCCTAACTTATATGACAAGTTTCTAAAATCGAATCCAAAAACCTTGTGGTTCTCGTCGACACGAATCTCGGAACAACCAGCAATGCAACATTTTCCCCAACCGCGAGCAACAACAGCCGCGTGTGACGTCATTCCTCCTCTAGCCGTCAATATACCTTCCGCTGCGTGCATACCTCCCACATCGTCAGGGCTTGTCTCAGTTCGAACCAGAATCACAGTTTTACCCTGAGAATGCCAAGCTTCGGCTTCCTCCGCCGTGAACACAACCTGTCCAACCGCCGCTCCTGGTGACGCAGGTAAGCCTTTGGCCACCACTTTTTCACGATACCCCGATGGATCATGAAACTAAtccatcaataaaaaaaaaaaaaaaaaaccttcattGACCTCTGAATCAAAATTTCCAAACCCTATTCATCGGTTACGTGTCAGACAATCATCTCTGCTTTTActcctaaaccctaaacgtCTTAAACCCATTAGTTCTTGTTCAAGTGAACCAATCATTACCAGTAAGTTTCgaattttggtttcaacatCAAGTTTATGActatgaaaaaagaagaagatgaatattTGAGTTTGTACCTGTGGGTGAAGTAGTTGATCAAGATGTTGAGGCTCCACCATTTTGATAGCAGAAGATTTCTCAACAAGCCCTTCACCTACCATATCAACTGCTATCTTCACGGCGCCTTTACCCGTTCGCTTACCCGCTCTGCATTGCAGCATCCacaatctctcttcttgtACTGTGAATTCAATATCCTGCAATAcacatttgagattttgtttaaattactAAAGAATTGTTGATGAGGACTAATTGAAGTATTGTTTATGTGTATCAACCATCATGTCTTTGTAATGTCTTTCTAAGATGTTGCAGTTCTCAACAAGTTCAGCGTAAGCCTCAGGCATAAATCTCTTCATTGTATCCAAATCTTCTGGTGTTCTTATCCCTGCAACCACATCCTCTCCCTGTCCCAAAACCAATATTTAATGAGTATGGGCTTACTTGTTGATATGAGATTCACACATTGTGATAGATGCCAAACCTGAGCATTAACTAGAAACTCGCCataaagcttcttctctcctgTGCTAGGGTTCCTAGTGAAGAGAACACCAGTCCCTGAAGTGTCCCCCATGTTTCCAAACACCATACACTGAATGTTAACCGCGGTTCCTTTCAATCCAGTTATCTGGTTAATACTTCTGTACTTGTTCGCTCTCGGGCTATCCCAAGAATCGAATACCGCTTCAATCGCTAGCTCCAATTGCTTCTTTGGATCTGCAATTAACCCCGTTTAAACATTTGTAACtaataactaatttttatcACTTGACCTCAAGTAGGAATCAAAACAAACCTGAAGGAAACTCTTGACCCTTGGCCTCTAAGTAAACACTCTTGTACTGCTCAACCAATTCCTTGAGATCAGCCGCGCTTAAGTCAGTGTCATTTTTAACTCCTTTCCTCTCCTTCATTCTCTCTAACTTCTCTTCAAACTTGGCGTGTGGAATTCCCATCACCTTTTATTgatcaagaaaacaattataagGTAGGTCAAAGAATTTTCTTGTCATGCAAGTTACCTGAAATAGTATTGAAAAACAGAGGACTTACAACATCACCAAACATATCAAGAAAACGCCGGAACGAATCGTAAGCAAAACGCTCTCCGCTTTTTGCGGCCAGACCAACGACGACTTGGTCGTTCAAGCCAAGGTTAAGTACAGTGTCCATCATACCAGGCATTGAGATCTACAATGCAAAATATCGATCAAAGACAAGTCAATGTAgttctgttttaaaaatagataaacGAAAGATCTTCATTTTCTACGTTATAGTTTGAATACCAAAATCATTAGGTCTTTCAATAGCCACAAAACTTATTCATTTTCTATCTAGTACATTTTAAACTCTTCCAAAAACGGCCAAATggcaaaataaccaaaaaaatatttggatcTCAACTTCAATAAAAGAAATCTAACAAGTCAAAATCTGCGtcaaaaaatcttcaaaagattaaagaaaacatagaaagaaaaaaaaacagaaatttaacattagaaaaaatccttaaaataaaaatagtcaagaaaaaaagttataattaaCTTACGGCGGCGCCGGAGCGAACAGAGAGGAGGAGTGGCTTGGAGGGATCAGCGAGGGAAGCTCCAATGTCACGTTCGATGAAGCTAAGACCTTCTAAGATCTCTTCCCATAAACCTTCTGGAAGCTTTTTGCCGGCGATCTGATACTGCTGACAAGCCTCCGTCGATATGGTTAGCCCCGGCGGCACCGACAAGCCTATGCTAGCCATCTCCGCCAGGTTGGCTCCTTTCCCTCCCAACTTCATACACAACaacaattaacatttttgataAATGGTTCTTGAAAATAGCAAACACTAAATTATTAATGAATTGatatgatcatgatgatgGTATTGGTAACATACCAAGGACTTCATGCCCTTGTTGCCTTCgcttcttccttttccaaAGGTGAATACTCGCTGCATcatggttttttgtttgtttgttttgattgagGTTTAGATTGCAGAAATGTTTGTGCAAGTTTAAGAACACATATacgtatctatatatatagtaaagcAAAAATTGGATAAAATAGATTCTGTCTAAAGCACAAAGATAAATTGATCAAATTTATCCATCCTAAATTTGACATGTCCATTATGTAAAAGCTAAATATAATGTTTATAATTTAagctaaaaataaaataaaataaaaaataattattattatgatcaTATGTACATcgaataattttataatataaaaacttgTATACAGTcgaaatttcatatttaatataaatcatttataGTTTTGATGGATACGTCatcaaaaatacattattatcTTATCAAGAGATCATTCCAAAATTCCAACCTCGAAATGCTAAATTGTAATATAATTGaccaaaattaaagaagttTCGTTGCGATGACTCGTCATAGATGTGTCAACCATATCTGATCTCACTCACACACTTGCTATCTGCCACTACCGATgctattttcctttttaacaaaacttttacttaACCAAAACAATAGCAAACAAATGTCATCAAATTCAACCAGTTCTTGTCATACCATCTCTAATACATGAATTCTTTATGGTGAAGGTGAATTGTGGATTTAAACTAGTAtcataatttttgtgttttacgCCAAGAATTTGATTGCCGTTTGGACATATTCACGTATTCTTTGGCACAATAACAAAACGTGGCATTGGTGGATCTACCAAGTGGCACAAGAGTCTGACTTAAGCAGCAAAGTGGTCTTTGAATACATTAAAGTTGTTTCTACGAAAAGTAGGGCTAATGAATCTAGaggaaaagtttttttttattacaaatttcGAAAATACTTGAATTTAAATAAGTTCATGTTTCcacaataatttaattcaaaataGTACTTTCATAATTTAGGCCAGACGCTATTTGGTATTACTACCGAAATGATCTCACATCACATGTGTGTATTAGTTTGAACCGTTCGATTGTTTAAACAAGAGTAACGAAACCAATCaacatcaaataattaatCGTCTCACAAGATCACAAAGCAAATGTCACAATGGCGTAACCTGTTTTGTATTCTATAACCGGTAGGGTTATAACCGATAATAATTGAGCTGCTAGATGGTTCGACCCAATGATCGGTGATAGTTTCTCTCAAGAATCTCACGTCagaatcataaaacaaaacgtaataaaaaagtgtataaaattttatggtgAAAATACACCAGAATGATTGAAATGGAAAGGCTTACCTTTTGGGCTATGGAAGCGGCCGGATCGGACACAGGGCTAAGTATGGCTCGAGCCTTCGTCTCACGATGCAAACCGGTCTTTGCTATGCTTAACCGTTGGCAATGGATTGTACCGGTTCTAGGGAAACGGTTTGATCCATCACCTAGCCGGTTTGATCGACTAACCATTCGGTTTTCTCCGAGATGATCCGTACGGAACACTCCATTTCCTTTGAAGAGCTCCGGCGTTGTCTTCACGATCATActtgtcattttctttcttatataaagCATAAACcacttaaataaatataatatacttaCTTTTAAGagttgtatataaaaataaagaagttgagagaaaggagtgtataaaataaaaatatatatagcttaCGTGATATGGAAATTGGTGTTTGATGGTTAGCTATTTGCGAGAGTAGAAATGGCGGTTCTATAAATTTCTTCTCTGATcctaatttatttgatttttgttggttcTTATTAGTTACGTAGACTTTATGtgatctatttttttatttatattttatgtatttttggaggtttatagattttggtttgacGAGTGACGTGAGTGGATGAAAGATAGATGTGGTTATGATTGGCTAATGTGTCCATTCCACGGttgttctttttcctttgaacGACCATATAAGTGGCTACCATTAAAATTGATCTCTAGAAGTTGTTAGGTTTTGAATAAGAATCAGTTTCCAAAATTATGAGGTCatatgtatatagttttattttcaaatagtaaaaaactttttcttaagTTCAACTCCATCTTATTGGTAAAATGATGTTGCTTGGTTTGTTTTCCACATGTTAAGATATTAAGGAAATAAAGGAGATTGATGGAGTAGGAACCTAAAAGTATTTGTGGTTCTGCTCGGTGTGAATATGACTAGCCAGGTTCCAGGAGAGGGATGTGGTATACaatttaactatatatttacaaaaatttgtttgtataCTGTTGcatacatttttatatatcattttgttaaGTTATTAAAAGAAtgttgaagagaaaaaagaagaagataatgaatgcattttttcttaatctattgattaagtttataatattaacttAGCGATACATgcttataataatttatacaattacATCTAAACTGTTAAGACttttggggggggggggtaAATCATACTAAAGTTTAATTGGGgcttaattagtttaaaatggtttaaaaaattcaatcgCTCATTTGATTACTAATCGGACAAAGGAATTCACGAAGCAAGCATGAATATTATATAACTTGAGaccattttttcaaaaatttgtaACATTTATGGAAATGCACGCATggcagtaaaaaaaaaagcattcaAAGAATGAAAAGAGAGGGCTTAGAACTTCCGAAGAATCTGGAAGTGTCATATACATTGATGCTCGAGTTAACTAAGGGACCCAAATGTTATGGGAGTGTGTGGCTATGTGCCATGCTCTGTTGAACTTTCTGGTGATGTTTTTGGTTAGAGTATAACTATTAGATAACTCCAAAGACTCATAAATTGTGGCAATTACGTGGAAGATGTGAGCCAACGCTTGCGTGCCAGACTGCCGGTCCAATGTTTTGCAATACCATCATTTAGGTGATGATaattgataaatgataattagGTGAGATAACCATCATTTGAtcaaatatatgataaaatgAAGTGAATGACTATTAAATTTaatggaagaaaatatatttttaataattaagtCTTTTTCAgtgtttttctaaaaattggTATATCTTcaaagtatttgttttttcaaatttttacaaCCAATGGttcaattttcttacaaattatttaaaacatatataaatatttatatttgcatatgtttttttgacatttttagaGATTAATATTTCAGGATATTTTTGACCCACTCAATTCAATTATCTTAGAAAGTTAAAcgagtgttttttttatcactgTTTAATGTTTATACAGAAAAggttttttctaattaaaataaattattagtCCATCTGTTCTCCATTATGTAACATGATTAAGAAGTAATTTTTTCTCATtcattagatttttttgtttccaagtTTCTATGCTTTATTTAATtcaatttgatgttttatgaTTCCTAATATTCtgcattattttttcttattggttGAATTATTTCTAGTTGATATAAATGATTTTcttaatgaaatatatataactatgtAATTCTTAAATGTTGTGCTTTCAAGTAGAAAATCTCATATTAAAATTGAGGAACTTTTAGATTTTTGGGGATAATGTAGACgttttgtgtatatttttttgaaccatttttattattttaatggaaaaaaaaaacacagatttCAAACACTCGAGAGTCAAGAGTCTCAGACCCACCCAGCTTCTGGTTTCGTTTCGCCGTCGCGCACGGCTGAACATATCTGCTATATCGGAGATTAGTGAAGGTTAATGCTAATATATTGGATGATACTGAAAATCGAAGCTTTAGTCTAATTTTTGTACTCCAATTGCTTCAGGTTAGTTACTATTGATTAAAGGTTTCATAATTTGGGGCTAATCTCTCTGCAAGGTGACGAGAAAATCCACTATCCCCTTCCCAAGATTTGTTCTCTGAAGATATAAAGTCTCAATCTTTGGATAAGAAAGTTCAAATGGAAAATTGGAAACTTTTCTTCAGTTGAATGAATGATTTAgctgaagaaaccaaagctaGAATGGGGCAAAGTTCATTGTCATGGGGTCCCTAGAATATTCGAATCTATGATCCTTTTGGTGTAAAGTATTAGTCAAGTTGAGAGatattttttacattttgtgGTCACTAATCATGTATTGGAGTTGATTGCTTCTAAACTCACTTTAACTTGTGAGAGAGTTTCTAAGATATCAAATAATCTATCATGAGAGAAGAGACAGTTTCTTGGAAGTACTTTAAAAGAGATGTTGTTCCGTTCACTGCGATGATCGCTATAGAGTGTACAACGGTTGGATCCAGCATACTGTATAAAGCTGCTACCTTGAGAGGATTTAGCTTTTATGTCTTTGTGTTTTACGCTTATGTTGGTGCTACACTTGTCCTTCTTCTACTTTCACTTATCTTTGGAAGGTACTTGATCTTCTCGAAGCAACTATGACTCTTGCTAAGTTTTAAAGAATATGAAACTTACTTGTTGTTGAATATGCAGGTCGAGAAGTTTGCCTACAGCCaagtcttctcttttcttcaagATTTTCTTACTTGCGCTTCTCGGGTAATTATATCTTCATGTTTCTAGATTTATGAGCATTTTCGGGTTGTTTATCGCTAACTTGGGGGTGAATAACAGGCTCACGTCGCGGGTAGCTGGTTGTAAAGGTATAGAATATAGTTCCCCAACTCTTTCCTCTGCTATCAGCAATCTTACACCAGCTTTCACCTTCATCCTTGCCATCTTCTTCAGGTTCCACTTTCTCCTAAACCGGGTGATTCCAATCTTAACCATACAAAAGATATGATTTTCACACAGTAACAGTCAATAtgaaatgatatttttgtctGTGAATTATGGAGTAGTTGTATAAGTATGAGAAATGTTGGATAGATATGAGGTTTGTTTGTAACTCTAACTTTGATGACTTGTTCTGCTTCCTTGGGTGACTTAAAGGATGGAACAAGTAATGTTAAGAAGCTCTGCAACTCAGGCTAAAATCATTGGCACAATAGTTTCTATATCTGGTGCTCTGGTTATTGTTCTGTATAAAGGCCCAAAACTTCTTGTTGCTGCATCGTTTACTTCATTCGAGTCAAGTTGGATAATTGGAGGCCTTTTGCTCGGTCTGCagtttttgcttctttcagTCTGGTTTATTCTTCAGGTAGTACATACACTTGGAACAGATTCATGAAAGagatttttggatttgttggTGACGCATAAGATTGAGCTAAATTTGTCACTTCCACATGATTTTAGACTCATATCATGGAGATATACCCTGAAGAAATAGCCGTAGTCTTCTGCTACAACTTATGCGCAACTCTAATCTCAGGGACAGTATGTCTACTTGTAGAAAAAGACTTGAATTCTTGGCAGCTTAAACCAGGTTTCTCCCTCGCTTCAGTCATATACTCGGTAAGTAATCAAACCTCATAAGTTGAGAAATCAAATCTTTAGCTCAGAAACTAATACTCTGTTTCAGGGACTCTTTGATACATCATTGGGCTCAGTTATCCACACATGGGGTCTCCATGTGAAGGGTCCAGTCTACATATCCTTGTTCAAGCCGCTGTCTATCGCAATTGCAGTCGCCATGGCTGCTATATTCCTCGGCGACACACTTCATCTTGGGAGGTACCATCTTATTACCTTCAACTTTATAATGTCTCTTTCTTAAAGAAACATAGTGATGATAACTTAGTTCTAGGTGTTTGAAATGTTTAGTTTCATCTTCAAATACATAATGAATAATAAAATGTGAAGACAGTAACAACTAACAATCGATATAGATTTTCGGTTGTTAGGTAATAAGATTTACATGATTGGTACATATAAATTTGCATCTATGTGTTGTGGGCAGTGTGATTGGATCAGTGATATTGAGCTTTGGGTTTTACACTGT includes:
- the UMAMIT38 gene encoding EamA-like transporter family; amino-acid sequence: MREETVSWKYFKRDVVPFTAMIAIECTTVGSSILYKAATLRGFSFYVFVFYAYVGATLVLLLLSLIFGRSRSLPTAKSSLFFKIFLLALLGLTSRVAGCKGIEYSSPTLSSAISNLTPAFTFILAIFFRMEQVMLRSSATQAKIIGTIVSISGALVIVLYKGPKLLVAASFTSFESSWIIGGLLLGLQFLLLSVWFILQTHIMEIYPEEIAVVFCYNLCATLISGTVCLLVEKDLNSWQLKPGFSLASVIYSGLFDTSLGSVIHTWGLHVKGPVYISLFKPLSIAIAVAMAAIFLGDTLHLGSVIGSVILSFGFYTVIWGKAREDSTKTVSDSEQSLLLPSHDREED